In Caballeronia sp. SBC1, the DNA window AAGCGCGGCGCGGCTGAGCGTGCTGCCGGCGTGGCGAACCTCATCGACTGGACGTTTTCTGACGTCCATGTTCCGAGAGGTCCGCCTTGATGGTCCAGCTACGCCGCTTACGCCGGGGCGAGCTTTGTGCTCTGCACAGCATCCGGCCGGTATGAAAGACTCGAGGGTTATCGCAAGATCGATGGTGGACGGGCCGCCGAAGTCGTCCTCGACGAGGTATGCCTCGGCGACGACGCATTGCTCTGTGCGCAGGACGCGGGATTCGCGACACTCGAACACAGCGTGGGCTTTGGCGTGCTGGCGCTCTGCGCGGAAGCACTTGGCGCAATGGACGTTGCGAAAGACTTCACGCTCGAATACCTTCGCACGCGCAAGCAGTTCGGTGCGGTGATCGGCAGCTTCCAGGCGTTGCAGCACCGCATGGCCGACATGCTGCTGGAGATCGAACAGGCTCGTTCGGCGGTCATCAACGCCGCCGCTGCGTTCGGCTCCGAGCGTACGGCGCGCGAGTGCGCGCTGTCGGCCGCATCGGTGCACGGGTGGCCGAGGAATGCATTCAGTCGCATGGCGGTATCGGCATGACCTGGGAGTTACCGCTCGCGCACTATGCCAAGCGTCTCGTCATGATCGACCATCAACTGGGCGACGAAGACCATCATTTGGACCGTTACGTCACCCTCGGCCGGATGGAGCCATGAGCGAGGCGATCCTTGCGCATCGCGTGGGCGCTGTACGGGTGCTTTCGCGGCCCTACGTCGCGGTACGACTGCTCATTCACGCCGGTAAAAGCGCCTTCGCTTGCTATTCACCAGAAACTTCTGCAAATACGGACTTGCCATGTCAAACCTGAATCCTTCGCTGCCGCTTGCGGGCGTGCGCGTACTCGATCTTTCCCGCGTGCTGGCGGGCCCTTGGTGTGCCATGGTGCTGGGCGACCTCGGCGCCGAAGTCATCAAGGTCGAGCACCCGAAACGCGGCGACGACACGCGCGATTGGGGCTTGCGCATAGGATCGACCGAGACGGCCTATTTCAATAGCGTCAACCGCAACAAGCGCTCTGTGAGCCTCGACCTGCAAATGGCCGAGGGCCAGCAGATCGCGCGGGATTTGGCTCAGAAGAGCGACGTCGTGATCCAGAACTTCAAGTTCGGCGGCATGGAGAAGCTGGGTCTCGGATACGAGCAACTGAAGCAGGACCACGAGGACCTGATCTACTGCTCGATTTCCGGCTACGACCGCACGGGACCGGAAGCCGCACGTCCCGGCTACGATCTGGTCGTTCAGGGCGAGGCCGGGCTGATGGCGCTCAACGGCGAGGCCAGCCAGCCCCCGTTGAAGTTCGGGATCGCAGCAGTCGACATGTTCACCGGGATGCACTCGGCACAGGCCATTCTGGCGGCGCTCTTCGAGCGTCAACGAACCGGCAAGGGGCACCACATCGAAATGGCGCTGTTCGATTGCGGACTGATGATCACCTCGTATTGCGGGATGGAAGCGCTGATCACGGGTGAGGACACGCCGCGTTACGGAAACGCGCACCCTTCAATCGTCCCTTATGGTGTGTTCGATGCCGCGGACGGGCCGCTCGTCATCACGGTCGGCAACAATAACCAGTTTGTACGCTTTTGCCGCGAGGTGATCGAACGGCCCGATCTTGCCGAGGACGATCGCTTCCAGACCAATATCGGCCGCGCCGCGAATCGGGCGGTGCTGGTGCCCGAAATCGATCGCGAGATCGGACGAAGAGAGCGCCGTATTCTGCTCGACCGTCTGACGCGGGCTGGCGTTCCATGCGGTGAAGTCCTCGGGCTTCACGAAGCGCTGACCTCGAAGCGCGCGACGGACGCCGGGCTCGTGACGACGTATCCGCATCCGGAGGTTGGCAGCACGCAAGTCCTCGCTCCGCCCTATCGCTTCGACGGCGCGCGGCTGCCGGTACGAAGCGCGCCGCCCCGGCTGGGGGAAGGCACGGACGACGTGCTCCAGACGTTGCTCGGGCTGTCCGGTGAGCAAATCTCCCGGTTGAGGGCTGATGCCGTCATTTGACGTCGTACCGGCCAGGATGGCACTGATGGGGACGCCGTTCGCATCGACGAGGATGTGATGTTTGGAACCGGGTCGCGAGCGATCTGTAGGGTTCGGGCCAGTTTTTCGCCCGCCCCAACGGCTCGCACCGACGACGAATCGACCGCCGCTCGCGAGAAATCGAGGAGGCCGGCCTCGCGTAACTTCGCAGGCAACAGCTGGTGCGGCCAGTCCCACCCGTCAGCCTTTTGCCAGTCGCGCTATTGAGATATTTCGCAGATCTGACCTCGGTCGCGGCTGGAAGCAAGCCGCCGGCCTTCATCTCGCGCACGGGCCCGTGCGAGGCCGCATAGCCATCGAGTGTGATGGTTTTCGGCAGCACCTGACGCTTGATGGCCTTCCTGAAAAATGCTTTGACTTCTGCCACGTCGCGTTTAGCTCGCAGCATGAAGTCTCCTCTCTGGCCGGCCCGATCCATCGTCCGAAGAGGTAGACCCACTTACCGGGGATCGAGGGGATGCCCTATTTTAAAAGGCATGACGCGGTGAAGCGCTATCGTTCGTTGGATCACGATAAATAAATAATGTCGACATGTTTAATTTCAGGAACTATTCTAAAGTCAGTGCCCCGGTGCAAGATCACCACGCGACGCATAAAACGAGGCGAAGCAGCGTGTCAGTGGTTGGGCGGCGTGATCGACCGCCGCCCGGAACAAGTGGTACGACGCAGTTCGTATCGGGCGTTTAAATGGTTGGAGGAGCAAATGAGTACCCGGGAAAGGTCGTTGAGCGTCCTGGTTGAAAAGTGGCTTGGTCAGGATTTGATGGGTAGCGCCCGAGTTACGCGGTTCAGCCAATCGCGGCAAAGGCCGTGGCGTTCCGTATGCGTGGAGATCACTCAACCTGCCGGCCCGATCGCGATCGTTTTCTTTCGACACGACGACGGTTCGTGGTGCGTCTTTCCACCTGATGCGAAGCGATCCACGATGAGTGTCGTGCGGAACCCGGTACCCGCGGCAAGTGACGTACTTGCGTCTGCGGCGTAATCAGCACGCCGCGTTAATAATCGCTATCTGCCCGAACGGATGAAAGCGCACGTGAATGGACGATCACGTCGTGGTTACGCATTCATGGATTTTTTGCCGGCTCCGCGCAAGGTAGTCCCGACTGGTGAGTTTCTGAATTGAATCGGCCGAGCCTCAGACTCTTGTCCCAGCTCGATATACCGCGGCTTGAGTCGCAGCATGCACCGTGCGCACTGGCCACGACCCAAAGTCATACGCATGGCGCAGAGCACTCACAGGCGCGCTCCATATTGCTTTACCTTGAACGAATATCGCTGCGAGCGATGGTTCTCGCTCAGACCCGCGGTGATGATCATGCATGCATCGCCTCTACTGGAAGGTGGCGCCGACTGACGACCGGACGGCGCACCCCTTCGATCTCAAATGCACAGCATCATCCAGCCGTCTGCTTACCCGATCGCTAGACCATGTACCCGGTCTGTCGAGTGTGGGCGGATAAGTGGAGCAAGATCGAAACGCTTGTCGAACTCGTCAACGAGATAGGCGCCGATCGGCAACGCAGAGGTCGCCGCCGGAGAAGGCGCGTTGCAGACGTGCAGGCTGCGCTGCGATGAACGGATCAGGAAGTCATGCACCATGCTGCCATCTGCCATCACGGCCTGCGCGCGTACGCCGGACGGGTAAGGCTCGAGGTCAGATAGCGCGAGTTCCGGACAATACCGGCGGCACAGTTCGAGATAGCCCTGTTTCCAAAGCGAGTTGCGCATCTCGACAAGCCCCGATGCACCATGCTTTCCGAGCATCTTCCAGAAGCCCGGGAACGCTGCCATGCCGGCGAGATCCTTCAGGCTTGCGTCGCGCCAGCGATAGCCCTCGCGCGCCAGCGCCAGCACGGCGTTTGGACCCACCGTGATATATCCTCCGATCATGCGCGTCAGGTGCACGCCGAGAAAAGGCAGGGCGGGGTTGGGTACTGGATAGACCAGGTGTTTCACTATGTCGTTCTTGTCCGCCGGCAACCGATAATATTCGCCGCGAAACGGCACGATCCGAAAATCAAGATCGACATTGCACATCTTCGCGAGGCGATCCGCCATCAGGCCTGCGCAGACGATGGCGTGCTTTGCCCGGAAGCGGCCGCCCGACGTCTCCGCGGTAATGCCGTTTTCGTCCTCGTGGAGCGCGTCCACACGCTGGTTCAGCAGAATCTGCGCGTCCCGCTCCTGCGCGAGTCGGGCCATCGTCGCGGTCATGGCCGGATAGTCCGCAATGCCGCTCGTTGCCACGCGGATCGCCGCACGACCCGCGATGCGCGGTTCGAGCTCCCTTAACGCCGCTTCATCGAGCATCTGCGGTTCGAGCCGGTTCTGCTCACAACGTGCGTAGAGCGCATTCAGCCGTTCGACTTCGACGTCTTCGGTCGCGACGATCAGCTTGCCGCATTGCTCGACCGGCACGTCATGGCGGCGGGCGAACTCATAGGTCGCGGCGGCGCCTTGCCTGCAGAACTCGGCCTTGAGGCTTCCCGGCGCGTAATACACGCCGGCGTGAATCACGCCGCTGTTGTGCCCGGACTGGTGAGCTGCGAGTGAGGCCTCCTTCTCGAGCAGCAGCACGCTCAGGCCCGGATGACGTTCGATCAGTTGCATGGCCGTCGAGACGCCGACGATGCCACCGCCCACGATAAGGACGTCCGCGTCATAACCTCGGTGATGCTGGACGGTTGTCATTTTGCGAACACTCCGCGTTGGCGCATTAGTTCACGATGAAGCGCGGGATGCTTCTGGAACGGCGCCCGGCCATGCAGCCAGAAATAGTTGTTGAGCACCACGAGGTCGCCCACGGGAAGCGGCACTTCGCGCGTCGCGGACGACGCTTCCATTGACGCCGACAAGTCGTGCAGATAAACCGCTTCGGCTGATGAACGGGGTTGCACGAATTGATCGATGAACGACATCGCCAAACCATACTCGTTCTGGAAGAACACGGGGCGCTCGACCTGCGCGTCGACGTTCTTCGAACCCGGCGCCTTGTAGAGAAATGGCCGGGTGCCGAGTGGATCGTTGAGGAACGTATCGCGCTCGCTCCAGTCGTCGATATGCATGAAACGCGACTCGCCCCCGACCGCGTTCTCTTCCGCGAATTTCATCATGAGCAGCCATTCTGTCGGCTCTTCGACAAAGGTTCCGTCCGTGTGCAGCGTGAACAGCCGGTATGCCTGACGTAGATAGGAGTCGCTGTCGTCGGTGTCCTTCACGAGAAAGCGAGCGTAGTACGTGCCGGACATAGCATCGTGATTCGCCGGTCCGAGCAAGTGTCCAACTGCCGTTCCGAATCGGACGAAATCGCGAGGATCGGTGGTTGCGTCCTGGATGCCCAAGGTGAATCCTCCGGCGGAACGGTCCCGCACGAGTTGCCGAAGTGCTGAGGCGAAACCGTTGCCGACTGCGCGCTCGAGCGCGTCCGCGAGCATAAAGCGCATGAACGGTACGTACTCGAGGTTCTGTAGGTCGATGTCTTTGACCGAAGAGAAGAATTTCTGCAACGCGTCAGGCCGCACCGTGATGTGACGCAAGCGTTCGTGATGCGGGTGACACTCGATCGAAAACTTCAGTTGTGAATCGACCGGTGCGGCCATCGGAAATGCGGTGACGGAGCTCATGAAGATGTCCTTGGGAAGAAAGTGTGGCTATTTGACTCCTTATCCAGGATTCGTTAAACACGTATAAACTGCGTTTTTATTCGTAAATCGAGATTAAAGATGATCGATTGCCGGCAACTCAATCTATTCGTCGCATTGGCCGAAGATTTGCACTTCGCTCGCACAGCCGACCGGCTCGATATCGCTCAATCGGTGCTCAGCCTGCAGATCAAGCGGCTCGAAACCGATCTCGGCGTACGACTGCTCAACCGCAACAAACGCGCGGCAATCACGCTAACCAATGCAGGCGACGTATTTCTGCTCGAAGCCAAGGCCGCACTGCGGCAACTGGAGCGAGCCGACCGCATCGGGCGTCTGGCAGCAAGAGGAGAGGCAGGTCACGTTGCGCTCGGCTATATCGGCTCGGCGGTCACGACCGGGCTGCTGCCCGATACGCTCAAGACATTCAGGATGGCGAGCCCGGACGTTCGCATGCACATCGTGGCAATGGAAACACCGACGCAACTGGAACGTTTGTCGGACGGGACCATCGATGTCGGTTTCATTCGGCCCCGCGCGCACTATCCCGACGGTGTCACAGCCAAAGTCGTTCAGAGCGAACGCTTGCTGATTGCCCTGCCGGCGGACAGCCCCCTCGTGCGCGTGAAAGCCGTGAAGGCTTCCCAGTTGCGGGGGGTGTCATTCATTGCGCCGCAGTTCAATGAGGCGGCCGGCTTTGCGGAAGATCTCGCCAGACTCGGCAGCATCGGTGGGTTCGATGCGCAACCGGAGTATCGGGTCAACGATTTCATTACGGCGGTCAGCATGGCGTCGGCGGGCTACGGCGTGGCGCTCGTGCCTCAATCCATCCGGGGGTTCGCCCAACCTGGCGTGGTGTTCAAACCTGTAAGCGATTTCAAAGATCAGGTCGAACTCGCAGTGGCGTATCGTGTTCGCGAGTATTCGCCTTGCGTGCGGGGGTTCATCGATACAGCGCTGTCATACGGTGGTCTCGCGAAGCGCCAGGGGACGCACCGCACGACGCGCTAGCGAGCCTCGCCGGTCGACTGTCGGCGCACTGCGTCGCGTGTCGCCCGGCTGTCCTTGGGGCTGCAACCGAATTGCGCGTGATACCAGCGGGAGAATGCGCTCGGCGCGGAAAAACCGAGCAGGGTCGCCACCTCGGTCAACGGACGATCGCTCTCGATGACATGACGCGTACTGAGTTCCTTGCGGATATCGTTCAGGATCGACGAGAAGCTCTGTCCCTGTTCCTCCAGCCGGCGCTGGACCGTGCGGCACACCACGCCGAGGTGCTTGGCCACCTGTTCGATGCCGCAGCGCCCACTGGGTAACAGCAGCAGGATCGTACGCCGCACGTCCTCAAGCATGGTCGCCTGCTGCGACATGACAGACGCGTCCAGCAACTGCTGCGCGTAGCGCACCATCGCCGGATCTGCTGACGGGTTGCGTGCGTCGAGATCTGCCTTCGAGCAGACGATGCAGTTGAAGTCATAGCCAAACTCGACGCAACCGCCAAAAAACCGTTGGTGTGGACCAGCGTCGCGCGGCGCCGGATGTTCGAAGCATACCCGCCGCGGCTGCCAGTCGGTCTTGAGGAGCTGGCGTATCAACCGCACCATGACACCCAGCGCCAGTTCAACCCTTTGGCGCGTGGGCTGATGCGCACTGCCAGCAATTATCGCCTCGCGAATGATGACCAGTTCGCCGCATTCCTCGACCGCCAGCGACAGCGCGCCGTTGAGCAAGGTCTGGTAGCGCATCAGCATGTCGAGCGAGTCGCGCAGCGTTGCCTGGTCGCGGATCAGCAATCCTACGGCCCCGAGGTTGGACAAGAGGCGCGACTCGGCCATGCATAGTCCGAAACTCTCGTTGCCTGACAGGGTTGCGGACGCCTGGAGCAGTTGTCCGACACGCTCTACTGGAATCATGAGGTCCGGCTCGCGCAACACGTCCGGACTTAACCCGGCGTCAAGGAGCATGCGCACCGGGTCCAGTCCGGCTGCACGAGCGACCTCGCTATAGTTGGTCAGGCTCGCAGCGCGGACAAGGGAAGACATCGGAGAACTGAATAGAAGATTGGCACGAAATGATAAGTCCCTGTCATGTATTGTCAAGCGGGGGAAACCCGTCGCACTAACACTATGTCACGCGCGTTTTCGCTGGAAGAAAGACACTGTTGCGTTCCGGGACAGCCGCTCAACCCGGCACTACGCAGTGATGGATTAACCGCCGTGCCACCGCAAGATGGAACGCATCACCCTCATGGGTGACAGGCCTTACCGAATGATCGACATGAACTCTATGACGCCAACCGTTGTCATCGTCCCCGGCCTGCGTGAGCATGTGCCGAACCACTGGCAGACCCTGCTGGCGGCGAAGCTGCCTCGTGTATGCAGCGTCGCCCCGCTTGAGCACCACAAGCTGAGCTGTGCGGCCCGCGTCGACGCGATCGACCGCGCTCTGGCCGGCATCGAGGGCCCGGTGACTATCGTGGCGCATAGCGCCGGCGCGATGATGGTCGCCCATTGGGCGGCACGGGGTGCGACACGCGAGGTGCGCGGCGCACTGCTTGCGGCACCCGCGGATCTCGAGACCCCTATGCCGGCAGGCTACCCGGAGATCGACGCACTGAAAGAGCATGGCTGGCTGCCGATCCCGCGCGGCACATTGCCGTTTCCGAGCATCGTTGCGGCAGGCAGCAACGATCCTCTGACGCGTCTCGATCGCGCCCGTGAGTTCGCGCAGGCGTGGGGCAGTCGCTTCGTCGAACTCGGCGAGGTCGGGCATCTGAATCCGGCCTCGGGCCATGGCGAGTGGCCGCGTGCCGATGAGTTCATTCGCGAACTCTCATGACCGAACGATGGCCAAGTGCCACTGGCGGGGAAAAAGGGATCAGGTCTGCGGGATTTGAAGACGACAGTGCCCGAGCCACGCATCGAAGGCGTGGGATTTTCTATGAGGAATGCGCGACAGGTTGTTTGAAACGATCGATACGGGTTGTCTCAATGATGAAGACCTTCCCTGGATGCCTTACGCGCCGGATGGCGCGATGCTGACGGTGGAGAGCTCAATGCGCAGCCTGCTGCCGGTCAACATGATGGGCATTGCAATGGGCCTGCACGTGCGCTGCGGCATCGCGGACAACATCTGGAATCAGGCGCGCACGAAGAGGATGAGCTCAGTCGAGCAGATCGAGCAACTGGTGCGCATCTCGCGCGAGTTCGGCCGCGAGATGGCCACCGCCCAGCAGGCGCGCGATCAGCAAGATTGGCATGTTCTACGACACAGTGGAAGAGACCCTGCTGGCCAACGGCTTCGCGCCCAACCGCAACGGTGGTAATCAGGGCTTTCTGCGCAAGGCCGTCTGAACGCGCGAGGCGCCAGGACCGTGGCCGGTATTTTAAAAATATTAGGAGACGAGCATGAACGTGATACCCGATCGCCCGGAGGCCCGCAACAACGACGATTACCTGACGAGCAGACGGCAAGCCTGGTTTGCATTCGCGATGACCTTCGCGCTTATGTTTTTCGATTTTCTCGACCGACAGGTGATCGTCTCACTATTTCCCCACATCAAGAGCGAATGGAACCTGAGTGACAAACAGCTGGGTTCCCTGGTTTCCATCATTGCCATCGTGGTAGGGGTCGGGGGATTGCCGGTAGCGCTGGTGGCAGACCGCATGGGCCGTGTAAAGAGCATCGTGGTGATGGCTATCACCTGGAGCCTGGCCACGATCTCGTGCATGTTCACGGCCAATTACAGTCAATTGTTTGTGGCGCGTGCGATGGTGGGGGTTGGTGAAACCGGCTATGGTTCGGTAGGAGTAGCCCTTATCTCAACACTGTTTCCCAATCGCTTGCGGAGCGCCGCGCTCGGCGCCTTCTACGCTGCGCCAGCGCTGGGTTCAGTGCTGGGTGTGGTGTTGGGGGGGATGATCGCGGCCAGGTGGGGCTGGAAGGCCGCCTTTGGTGTGGTCGGTGTACCTGGGCTCGTGCTGGCATGGCTTTATCTGCTCGTGCGCGACTACAAGACGGTGGCACTGACGCCAAGCTCGAACCAGGTGACCCAGTCTCTGGGTGGGGCGCTCAAGCACATCTTTGGCACGCTGGCGCGCACGCGCACGCTGCTGTGGGTCTGCGCTGGAGCGTCGACTCAACTGATCACCGTGTCGGCGATCTGGTCGTGGCTGCCCAGCTACCTCAACCGTTTCCAAGGCATGGCACCGGAGGCTGCAGGCAAGGCGGCGGCGGTGGTGGTATTGGTCGGTGCCTTTGGTTGCACGTTCTGGGGCATCGTGGCGGGATGCCTGGCACGTCGCAAGCCGCGCAACAAGCTGCCCGTGCTATCCGTGCTGTGCCTGGTCACATCGGTGATCTTCGTGGTGGCGTTTGGCGGCACATATACGGGTGATGCACAGTTCAAGCTGATCGTTCTTGGCGGTTTTTTCATGAACTGCACCGTCGGTGTGGTCGCCGGCGTTGCCATGGACGTCGTTCACCCAGGTGTGCGCTCTACCGGCGCGGCCGTACTTTCCCTGTTTCAAAACGTGTTTGGCCTAGCCGTGGGTCCGTTCCTGGCGGGTGTCCTGTCCGACCAATGGGGTTTGCAGCAGGCACTCACAGTCATTCCTCTCTTCAGTATATTGGCCGCGGTGTTTTTTGTCATCGCAATGCGCAGTTATGACGCGGATGCGGCCCAGATCTCCAATGTGAAGCTGGATGTGGCGCCAGTCCTCGCCGGCACCCTGAGCACCGGCACTGCAGTCTGAGCAAGGAGTAGCTGGTCACGGAGACGCTTCAAACAAACATGCTCATTTGCTCGCCGAAAGCGTCAGTCCCTCAACAGTGCGACGAGATCAGCATCGCCACTGTCTCACGGTGTCCCATACCTTTGGCCGTGACCGTTCCTCTTTCACAGATGGCTGGCAGCTAAGCAGAGGACCGCAATTGTGCTGTCGCGGGCGGTCAAGTCGTGGCGCGGTGTGACAAGCACCTTTGGACACGGCGCCAGAAAATTCTCTTCACGCCACGAGTTTCGCGCTGGCTGCTTCGCATTGTGGCGATGGGATATCTCATCGGCTAT includes these proteins:
- a CDS encoding LysR substrate-binding domain-containing protein, which gives rise to MIDCRQLNLFVALAEDLHFARTADRLDIAQSVLSLQIKRLETDLGVRLLNRNKRAAITLTNAGDVFLLEAKAALRQLERADRIGRLAARGEAGHVALGYIGSAVTTGLLPDTLKTFRMASPDVRMHIVAMETPTQLERLSDGTIDVGFIRPRAHYPDGVTAKVVQSERLLIALPADSPLVRVKAVKASQLRGVSFIAPQFNEAAGFAEDLARLGSIGGFDAQPEYRVNDFITAVSMASAGYGVALVPQSIRGFAQPGVVFKPVSDFKDQVELAVAYRVREYSPCVRGFIDTALSYGGLAKRQGTHRTTR
- the glaH gene encoding glutarate dioxygenase GlaH; translated protein: MSSVTAFPMAAPVDSQLKFSIECHPHHERLRHITVRPDALQKFFSSVKDIDLQNLEYVPFMRFMLADALERAVGNGFASALRQLVRDRSAGGFTLGIQDATTDPRDFVRFGTAVGHLLGPANHDAMSGTYYARFLVKDTDDSDSYLRQAYRLFTLHTDGTFVEEPTEWLLMMKFAEENAVGGESRFMHIDDWSERDTFLNDPLGTRPFLYKAPGSKNVDAQVERPVFFQNEYGLAMSFIDQFVQPRSSAEAVYLHDLSASMEASSATREVPLPVGDLVVLNNYFWLHGRAPFQKHPALHRELMRQRGVFAK
- a CDS encoding CaiB/BaiF CoA-transferase family protein — encoded protein: MSNLNPSLPLAGVRVLDLSRVLAGPWCAMVLGDLGAEVIKVEHPKRGDDTRDWGLRIGSTETAYFNSVNRNKRSVSLDLQMAEGQQIARDLAQKSDVVIQNFKFGGMEKLGLGYEQLKQDHEDLIYCSISGYDRTGPEAARPGYDLVVQGEAGLMALNGEASQPPLKFGIAAVDMFTGMHSAQAILAALFERQRTGKGHHIEMALFDCGLMITSYCGMEALITGEDTPRYGNAHPSIVPYGVFDAADGPLVITVGNNNQFVRFCREVIERPDLAEDDRFQTNIGRAANRAVLVPEIDREIGRRERRILLDRLTRAGVPCGEVLGLHEALTSKRATDAGLVTTYPHPEVGSTQVLAPPYRFDGARLPVRSAPPRLGEGTDDVLQTLLGLSGEQISRLRADAVI
- a CDS encoding alpha/beta hydrolase, with amino-acid sequence MNSMTPTVVIVPGLREHVPNHWQTLLAAKLPRVCSVAPLEHHKLSCAARVDAIDRALAGIEGPVTIVAHSAGAMMVAHWAARGATREVRGALLAAPADLETPMPAGYPEIDALKEHGWLPIPRGTLPFPSIVAAGSNDPLTRLDRAREFAQAWGSRFVELGEVGHLNPASGHGEWPRADEFIRELS
- the lhgO gene encoding L-2-hydroxyglutarate oxidase, whose product is MTTVQHHRGYDADVLIVGGGIVGVSTAMQLIERHPGLSVLLLEKEASLAAHQSGHNSGVIHAGVYYAPGSLKAEFCRQGAAATYEFARRHDVPVEQCGKLIVATEDVEVERLNALYARCEQNRLEPQMLDEAALRELEPRIAGRAAIRVATSGIADYPAMTATMARLAQERDAQILLNQRVDALHEDENGITAETSGGRFRAKHAIVCAGLMADRLAKMCNVDLDFRIVPFRGEYYRLPADKNDIVKHLVYPVPNPALPFLGVHLTRMIGGYITVGPNAVLALAREGYRWRDASLKDLAGMAAFPGFWKMLGKHGASGLVEMRNSLWKQGYLELCRRYCPELALSDLEPYPSGVRAQAVMADGSMVHDFLIRSSQRSLHVCNAPSPAATSALPIGAYLVDEFDKRFDLAPLIRPHSTDRVHGLAIG
- a CDS encoding MFS transporter, with amino-acid sequence MNVIPDRPEARNNDDYLTSRRQAWFAFAMTFALMFFDFLDRQVIVSLFPHIKSEWNLSDKQLGSLVSIIAIVVGVGGLPVALVADRMGRVKSIVVMAITWSLATISCMFTANYSQLFVARAMVGVGETGYGSVGVALISTLFPNRLRSAALGAFYAAPALGSVLGVVLGGMIAARWGWKAAFGVVGVPGLVLAWLYLLVRDYKTVALTPSSNQVTQSLGGALKHIFGTLARTRTLLWVCAGASTQLITVSAIWSWLPSYLNRFQGMAPEAAGKAAAVVVLVGAFGCTFWGIVAGCLARRKPRNKLPVLSVLCLVTSVIFVVAFGGTYTGDAQFKLIVLGGFFMNCTVGVVAGVAMDVVHPGVRSTGAAVLSLFQNVFGLAVGPFLAGVLSDQWGLQQALTVIPLFSILAAVFFVIAMRSYDADAAQISNVKLDVAPVLAGTLSTGTAV
- a CDS encoding AraC family transcriptional regulator — protein: MSSLVRAASLTNYSEVARAAGLDPVRMLLDAGLSPDVLREPDLMIPVERVGQLLQASATLSGNESFGLCMAESRLLSNLGAVGLLIRDQATLRDSLDMLMRYQTLLNGALSLAVEECGELVIIREAIIAGSAHQPTRQRVELALGVMVRLIRQLLKTDWQPRRVCFEHPAPRDAGPHQRFFGGCVEFGYDFNCIVCSKADLDARNPSADPAMVRYAQQLLDASVMSQQATMLEDVRRTILLLLPSGRCGIEQVAKHLGVVCRTVQRRLEEQGQSFSSILNDIRKELSTRHVIESDRPLTEVATLLGFSAPSAFSRWYHAQFGCSPKDSRATRDAVRRQSTGEAR